A DNA window from Aphelocoma coerulescens isolate FSJ_1873_10779 chromosome 7, UR_Acoe_1.0, whole genome shotgun sequence contains the following coding sequences:
- the LOC138113211 gene encoding histamine N-methyltransferase-like has protein sequence MASPMRSLLADPDRYLQSFRLFLERSTEHQCMQEFVERQLPGVIASIGNGKSTINVLSVGGGAGEMDLQILSKIRARYPEATINNEVIEPSADQISKYKERVAQASNLENIKFTWHKETAYEYESRVNAEKKTKKWDFIHMIQMLYYVRDVPATIRYFHSLLESQAKLLIILVSGKSGWETLWKKYGSSFPLEDLCSYVSSADLPRMLDSAGLKYQLYELPSRMDITSCFIEGDKDGELLLDFLTETLDFAKTAPPELKHQLMEDLRKPGCSENKDGKVFFNNNLGVIVIEP, from the exons ATGGCATCACCCATGAGGAGTTTGCTCGCTGATCCTGACAGATATCTCCAGTCATTCCGCCTCTTCCTGGAGAGGTCGACTGAGCACCAGTGCATGCAGGAGTTCGTGGAGAGGCAGCTGCCGGGCGTGATAGCGAG TATTGGAAATGGGAAATCTACAATCAATGTTCTAAGCGTTGGTGGTGGAGCAG GTGAGATGGATTTGCAGATCCTCTCAAAAATACGAGCCAGATATCCCGAGGCCACCATCAACAATGAAGTAATAGAGCCCAGTGCTGACCAAATCTCCAAGTACAAAG AGCGTGTGGCTCAGGCATCAAACCTTGAGAACATAAAGTTTACCTGGCACAAGGAGACAGCTTATGAATATGAAAGTCGAGTGAATGCAGAAAAGAAGACTAAAAAGTGGGACTTCATTCACATGATCCAG ATGCTCTATTATGTGAGAGATGTCCCAGCAACTATCCGGTATTTCCACAGCCTCCTGGAATCGCAGGCGAAGCTCCTCATTATCCTGGTGTCAG GAAAGAGTGGCTGGGAAACACTGTGGAAGAAGTATGGGTCTTCCTTCCCTCTGGAAGATCTTTGCTCTTATGTTTCCTCTGCTGATTTGCCAAGGATGCTGGATTCAGCTGGGCTGAAGTACCAACTCTACGAGCTCCCATCCCGCATGGACATAACGAGCTGCTTTATTGAAGGGGACAAAGATGGGGAGCTGTTGCTGGACTTCCTGACAGAAACACTTGACTTTGCTAAAACTGCCCCTCCTGAACTAAAGCATCAGCTAATGGAAGACTTAAGAAAGCCTGGATGCAGTGAAAACAAAGATGGGAAGGTGTTTTTCAATAACAACCTGGGCGTAATAGTGATTGAGCCATGA